The window CCTGCACGCCGTCCTCGACGTCACCGAGCCGGAACCGCTGCCCGCCGGTTCGCCGCTCTACGACCTGCCGAACGTGGTGCTGACCCCGCACGTGGCAGGGTCGCTCGGTTCGGAGACCCGCCGGATGACCGCCGAGGCGCTCGACGAGCTCGAGCGGTACGCCGCGGGCACCCCGCCCCGGGCGCCGGTGACCCGGCAGGCGCTGGCCGTGCAGGCATGACCGCGCTTTCGCCGTACACCGGCTGGACCCGGCGGGACTGGACGGCGCTGGCCGACCGGATGCTCGCCGCAGTGGACCCGTACCGCTCCCCCGGCGGCGCCCGGATCGACCTCCCGGGCCCGGCCAGCCGCAACGGCCGCGTGTCGGACGGGCTGGAGGGCTTCGCCCGGACGTTCCTCCTGGCGGGCTTCCGGATCACCGGCGAAGCCGGCGCGGACCCGGGCAACCTGCTGGAACGCTACGCGGCCGGGTTGGCGGCCGGGACGGATCCCGCGTCGCCGGAAGCCTGGCCGCGGCCGGACGAACTCGGCCAGGCCAAGGTGGAGGCCGCGTCGATCGCCTTGGTGCTGCAGCTGACCCGCCCGTGGCTGTGGGACCGGCTCGACGACCGGGTCCGGGAGCGGACGATCGGCTGGCTGGGAACCGTGGTCGGGCAGCCGTACCCGCCGATCAACTGGGTCTGGTTCCGGCTCGTCGTCGAGTCGTTCCTGCGCGAGGCGGGCGGCCCGTGGTCGGCCACCGACGTCGAGGAGGACCTGGCCGTGCACGCGTCGCTGCGGCGGCCCGGCGGCTGGCTCAGCGACGGTGCCGAACGCGCCTACGACCACTACACGGGCTGGGCCCTGCACGTGTACCCGCTGCTGTGGACGCACCTGTTCGACGTGACCGGCAGCCTGTGCCCGCCGGTGCTGCGCAAGCAATGGGAAGCGGATCTGCGCCGGTACCTCGACGACGCGATACGGCTGGTCGGCGCGGACGGCTCGCCGTTGCTGCAGGGCCGGAGCCTGACCTACCGGTTCGCCGCGGCGGCCCCGTTCTGGGTCGGCGCGCTCACCGGCGCGGGACTGCGGCCCGGGCTGACCCGGCGCGTGGCCAGCGGCATGGTGCGGCACTTCACGGGCCACGAAGCCCTCGAACCGGACGGCCTGCTCGGTCTCGGCTGGCACCGCGCCTGGCCCGCGATGCGCCAGTCCTACTCCGGCCCCGGCTCCCCGTATTGGGCCGCGAAAGGGATGCTGGGGCTGGCGCTGCCTGCGGACCATCCCGTGTGGACGGACGCCGAGGAGCCGCTGCCGGTCGAGACCGGCGACGTCGCCCGGATCGTGGCCGCGCCCGGCTGGCTGGTCTCGGCCCGCCGCCGCGACGGCATCGCGGTGGTGCTCAACCACGGCACGGACCACGCCGCACCGGGCGACCGGCGGACGGACTCGCCGCTCTACGCCCGGCTCGGCTACTCGACGGCCACGGTCCCGCCGCTGACCGGGCCCACCGTGGCCGGCCCGCTCGACAACTCCGTGGTCCTGCTCGACGAACACGGCCGGGCTAGCCACCGCGCGGGCTTCGAGGCCTGCTACGCGACCGAACTCCCCGGCGGGGTCCTGGCCGCTGCCTCGCGCGGCCCGGTGCGCTGGGTCGACCCGGCCGGGGACGACTCGCCCGACCACGGCTCGGGCCGCTCCGGCCCGGTGGTGGCCGGCCCGGTCGTCACGGTCGTTTCGGTCGTCCGCGACGGCGTCGAAATCCGGCTCGTCCGGCTGGACACGATGAGCCCGGCCGGGCGGCGGTTGCGGCTCGGCGGCTGGCCGGTCGCCGGCGACACCCGTCCACTTCGCCGCGTCGACGGCACCGCCGCGACCGCGTCCGCCGGCGGCCTGCGGTCTTTCGTGCACGGGCTGCGCGGCTTCGCCACCGCGGAGGTCACCGTCGAGCAGGGCACGTCGCCGCTGGGCGCCTGGACGGCGATCCCGGCACTGTCCACAACGGACGTTCCCGCGCTGGGCGACGTGCTCGCGGCCGCGGTGGTCCTGGACCGCGGCGGCGCGCATTCTGCCGACGTGACCGTGGACCACGACGGCGACGACGTCACCCTCACCTGGCCGGATGGGCTGCGCACCACGGTGCCGCTGCCCCGGGGCTCGTGAGCGTGCGCTTCAGCCGGCTTGCCAGGCGCCGAGGCCCGGCGCCTGGCCCAGCGTGACCTTCGCGGCCGCGATGGCGGCAGCGAATGCGGATGGTCATCCTGCCCTCCGGCGAACTCGGCGGACTGGGCTTCCTGCCGGTTCCCGCACGAACCTCCATGCAGCGAACCCATCCTCGGAGATCGACGCAGCTGCTCCATCGAGCGGTATGGGGCTGCGCCGGCAGCTACCGATCTTCGGGTACGCCGCCGACAGCGGGGACCACCGCGAAGGTCTCCACGTACTCGATGGCTGCCTGCAGGGCGTCTTTCAGCGGGGCGATGTCGCGGGCGACCTGGGCGAGGAGCATGCCGCCCTGGAAGGCGGAGAGCAGGAGATGGGCCAGCCGGGTGGGATCCGCCTCGGCGCTGATGCGGCCGAGCCGCTGCATCCGTTCGAGGCCGTCTCGGAAGATGTCTTTCCACTGCTCGAACGCGTTCGCGAGTTCCGTGCGAACGTCCAGGTCGGTCTTGATGATCTCGCCGGCGAGCGAGCCGAGGGTGCAGCCTTCCTGGTAGGAGTGCTCGTAGGCGATGTAGTGGCCCGCCCACTCCCGAAGCGCATCGAGGCTTTCGAAGTGGGCGAACCGCGCACTGCGATGGAACGTGAGGACGCGCTCGGCCTGCCACTCGATGACCGCGAGGACAAGGCTCTCCTTCGTCGGGAAGTAGTGGTTGAGCTGTGACCCGCTGACGCCTGCGGCGCGGCGGAGCTGCTCGTTGTTCGTCGCGTGGACGCCCTTGGCGTAGATGAGCTCCGCGGCGTGCTCGAGGATGCGGGCTCGGGTCGCCTGCCCCTTGCCCGTGAGCTTCTGCGGCCCCCGAGCGTCCGTCGTGGCTTCCATGCCTCACACGGTACCCCAGATTGGGCTTGACAGCCCACTTCGGGTCGTGTTCACTGCCGTTAGTGGGCTAGCAGGCCCAAAATGGCGAACACGAGCTATCCGGAGGCACCGATGAAGGCAATCGTCGCGACGGACCAGGCCGCGGAAGCGGCCGGGATCACCCTGGCGCAGCGGCCTGAGCCGACGGCGGCGATCAACGACGTCGTCGTGGAAGTCCATGCGTCGGGCTTCGTCCCCGCAGAATGGGAGTGGCCCTCGACGTGGGTCGACCGCTCCGGTCACGATCGAGCCCCGGCGATCATCGGCCACGAGTTCGCCGGAGTGGTCTCCGCCCTCGGCTACGGCACGACGGGGCTCTCGCTGGGCCAGCGGGTGTTCGGGATCACCGACTGGCACCGCGACGGAACCCTCGCCGAGTACACGGCCGTGGAGGCACGCGACCTCGCGCCGCTGCCGGGGAACGTCGACTTCACGGTGGGTGCGAGCCTGCCCATCTCCGGCCTGACCGCGTGGCAGGGCCTGGTCCAGCACGGTCGCCTTCAGGCGGGGCAGAGTGTCCTGGCCCACGGCGCCGCCGGCGCGGTCGGGTCTGTGGTGACGCAGCTCGCCCGGGAGTTCGGCGCCTACGTCATCGGGACCGGGCGCGCGGCGGACCGCCAGGCGGCGCTCGACTTCGGCGCGAACGAGTTCCTCGACCTCGACCACGACGATCTCAAGGACATCGGCGGAGTCGACCTCGTCTTCGACGTCATCGGCGGTGAGACCCAACGGCGCTCGGCGAGCATCATCCGGCCCGGCGGGACGCTGGTGTCGGTGGTCGGGCCCGCTGAAGCCCGCCCTGCCGACGGCCTCGCGATCGACTTCGTCGTCGAGTCCGTGCCGAATCAGCTGGTGGAAATCGTCGACCGGGTGCGGGACGGGCGCCTGCGCACGCACATCGGAACGGTCGCACCCCTCGACGACGCCGTCCCCGCGCTCAACCCGACCGAGCGGCGCAAGGGAAAGACCGTCATCCGCGTGCGCCCCTGAACACGCTGGAACGCGTCCGGCTTGAGCTTCTGCCACGAGCGCTCGAGCTGCGGATCGTGCGGCTTGTAAATTCGTTGTAGAGGACGGCCAACGCGAGCTGAGCGTCGACACCTGCCTCACGCGACCGCGCGACGACCTGCGGTACGAACTTGGCCGGGCGTCGTTGCGAACAGCGCGAGCGCAGGCAGCAGCGTCGGCACCAAGCCGGCGACCAGCCGGTCCCGCGACGCCGCCAGGATGTCGGTGGACAAGGTGGCGACGTCGGCGGGCGGCCCCTTCGAGGCCGGTTCGCCGGGTCAGTTCCGCGTCCACTTCTGGTTGCTGCCGCCGGTGCAGGTGGCGAGGTCCACCAGCGTTCCGTTGCCGGTGCCGTTGGCGATGGCGTCCAGGCACAGGCCCGACTGGGTGCCCACGATCGTGCCGTCGGACTTGGGTGTCCACTTCTGGTTGGTACCGCCGGTGCAGGTCCAGATGATCGCCTTGGTGCCGGGGGTCGTGCCCTGGCCGCTGGCGTCGAGGCAGCTGCTGCCGTAGACGCGCAGCTCACCGGCGGCGGTCGCGGTCCACTGCTGGTTGGCGCCACCGTTGCAGTCCCACAGTTCCACCTGGGTGCCCGACGTCTGGGAAGCGTTGGGCACGTCCAGGCAGCGGCCCGACCCGGCGCCGACGACCGTCGACGTCGTGCCGCCGTTTCCGCCGCTGCCCGGGGTGACGGACAGGTTGTCGAACTGCGCCGTCTCGCCCTGGCTCGTCGCGTAGCCGACCTGACCGGCACCCCAGGTGGAGTCGTTCGCCGAGCCGACGGTCGCGCCGTCGACGGCGGCGGTGATGGTGCTGCCGGAGAAGGTGAGCGCGAGGGTGTGCCACCGGTTGGTGCCCAGCGCGGCGACCGTGCCGTGCGCGAGGGTGGCGACGTTGCCGTTGGTGTTCGAGTTCAGGATCGACCAGTTCCCCGTGTCGCTCACGCGCAGGTGGTAGGCGTTGAGCCCGGCGGCCCCGCTGTAGCTCTGGGTGCCGGCGCGCCCGATCACCTCGGCGTACCCGGGCTTTTCGAGCATCGCGTCGGACGAAACGGTGTAGTTGCTCCACCCCAGCTCACCGAGGAGGGTGTGCGGGTCGGTCAGCGGGTCCCAGGTGATCGGCGCCTGCGCACTCATCTGGCGGACGCACTGGCCCGCGCGGCCGCCGCCACAGCCGGCCACCTCGAACGAACCCTGCCAGTCCATCAGGTACTTCGCCTCCGTACCGGTCGCGTCGCTCTCGAAGGAGTCGCTGTAGGGCAGGCTCAGCGCGCCCGGCGCCGGGCCGGCCGCGGTGCCCTTGCCCTGCCCGGTCGTGGTGGTGAGGGTGTAGACGTACCCGGGTTGCACGGTGAGGCTGAAGCTGCCGCCGGAAGGGGTGAGGTCGGTGGTGTGCAGGAAGTAGTCGGCGGCGTTGCCGGAGTTGACGTTGGTGGCCCACACGTGCACGGCGCCCGTCGACAGGCCACCGGTCGCGGTGAAGGCCAGCGTCTGCGGCCCGCCCGCGTCCATCGTCTCGATGACCGTGCTGTAGTCCCGGTTGTTCGGCGACTTCAGCGAAACGTAGCTGCCGTTGTTCCGGTTGCCGCCGAGGTAGCCGCTGGAACCGTCGAGGTACTGCCAGCCGGGCGCGGTGAACTGACTGGTCTGGGCCATCACCCAGGCGTTCTTGCCGATCGCGTAGTGGCCGGACCACGGCTGCGCGGCCAGCGCGACACCCATGGTCGGGTACGGCAGGTTCGGGGTGATCGCGGCGATCACCGGCCAGTTGAGGTACGCGGTCATCTTCCCGTCGAGGTACCCGCGGTTGAGGCCGCGGGCCATCGCCTGCGCGCCGCCGTTGTAGTCGTCGGAGCCGTTTTCGCTGGCCCACAGCGCTTTTCCGGACGAAAGGGCCGCCGCCGGCACGCCACAGTTGGACTGGGACGAGCGGTAGCCGCACGGGTAGTGCGTGCCGATGATGCCGATGGCGGAAGCGAAGGAGGGGTTGGAGTCGACGTCGTTGGCGATCGTCCAGTCCGAGTCGGCGCCCACGATCTTCACCGCCGGATAGCCGGACGAGTTCAGCGTGGAGCGCAGGTTCTCGTACCAGCCGACGTTGTAGCCGCGTTCGTTCCACCCGCCGAGGTAGTCGATGGCCAGGTTGTGCTGCTTGGCGCAGCCCAGCCACGTGGTCAGGTAGCCGAGTGTGTCGGTGGACCAGAAGTTGCCGCCGCCGATCCAGCCGGGCGCTCCCCAGGCCAGCCCGTAGAGCTTGATGTTCGGGTTGCGGGCCTTGGCCTGTTCGGCGAGCCAGAACTCGTAGCCGACGTCGCAGTTGACGGTCCCCCGCGTGTGCTCGACGCTCGGCTCGGCACCGGAGGTGGAGTTGGTGTCGCCGCCGATCTCGATCTTGAGGATCTGCACCGAAGCGCCGTAGCCGGGCTTGAACAGGTAGTCCAGGATCTGGCCGCGCTCCGGCTCCGGGTAGTCGATCAGCAGGCGGGAGTTGCCGCCACCGCCGCTGATCGCGCCGACGCCGTCGAACGTGCGCCCGCCCGACGAGCCGTTGATCGTGATCGAAGTCGCGGCTTCGGCCGGCGCGGCGGTGACGGCCGCGACGCCACCGGCGGTCAGGGCGAGGCAGCCGAGCACGACCGCCGGGGCCCGCAAGCGCCGGACCAGCCTGCTGAACCTTGACATGACGAGTTCCTTTCCCAGCAAGGGCAAACGGGGGTGGTCGTGGCTACGCGGCTATCCGAGGGTCCATTGCTGGTTGTTCCGGCCGGTGCAGGTCCACAGTTCGACGAGGGCGCCGTTGGCGGTGGACGCGCCGGTGACGTCCAGGCAGAGCCCGGACTGCGCGCCGGTGACCGTGCCGTCGGAGTTGACGGTCCACTGCTGGTTGGCCTGGCCGTTGCAGGGCCAGATGATCACCTTGGTGCCGGGACTCGTGCCCCGGCTGCTGGCGTCCAGGCAGTCGCCGCCGCTGTACACGCTGAGCGCACCCGAGGAGGTGTGGGTGAAGGTCTGGTTCGATCCGCCCGAGCAGTCCCGGATCTGCAGCTGGGTTCCGGCCGTGGTGGTCGAGTTCGGCACGTCCAGGCACTTCCCCGCACCCACCGCGTGCAGCGGACCGGTTGCGCCACCGCCGCCCGGAGAGCCCCCGAGAGCCGTCGCGGTGGCGTTGTAGGCGGGCTTGGGCTGGTAGTTGCTGTCGTACACGGTCGCGGCGCCGTAGCCGGGGAAGGTGCCGGGGATCCAGGAATCGGCGTCGCCGACGCCCCACTGCGAGACGCCGGGGCAGCGGGTGACCGCCAGGCAGTCCTTCACCACGGTGGCGTAGTCGGTGGCCTGCTGCTGAAGGCTGCCGCTCGAGGCCGGCAACGGGACGCGGTCGTCGAGCTCGGTGATCGCGACGTCCAGTCCCAGTGCCGCGAAGCGCTGCATGTTCGCCAGCATGGACGACGGGACCTGGCCGACGATGAAGTGGCTTTCCAGGCCGATGCCGCCGAGCGGCACACCCTGGGACAGCAGGGACTGTGCGAGGCTGTAAAGAGCGTTGCTCTTGGCGTTCTCGCCTTCGATGTTGTAGTCGTTGATGTACAGCTTGGCGTTCGGGTCCGCGGTGTGCGCGGTGCGGATCGCGTCGGCGAGGTAGCCGGTGCCCATGGCGCCGGTGAAGGCGTCCTGGCGCAGGCTGCCGTCCTCGTTGAAGGGCTCGTTGATCACGTCCCAGGCGTAGATCTTGCCCTTGTAGTGGTTCACCTCGGTGGTGATGTGGGCTTCCATCGCGCCCTGGACCTGGGTGCGCGGCAGACTGTTCACCCACCCGGGCAGCTGTGCGTGCCAAACCAGGTTGTGCCCGCGCACGCGCATGGTGTGCGACTGTGCGACGGACACCACGTTGTCGCCGGGGCCGAAGTTGTACGCACCGTTGGCCGGCTCGGTGGTGTCCCACTTCATCTCGTTGCCGGGGGTCACCATGTCGAACTGGGTGCCGGCGAGCGAGGTGATCGTCGCGTTGTTCACCATGCCGCCGGTCAGCTCGGTGCCGATGTACCTGTTCTGGGCCTCGGCCAGCGAACGCAGCGTCGACGCCGCGTCCGCGGGCGGTGCCGCGGCCAAGACCGGCGCGACGGCGAGGCCCAACGCGACGGCGAGCGCACCGGGCCGGGAGCGGGGTGATCGACGCGGTTTGCGGGCGAAGGGGCGCATGCGAACTCCGATGGCGTCGTTGACATCTCTGGGGGTGGCGCGATCCCTGGTGTGACAGCGAAAACAGGAAACTCCCCGGCGGTGATCGCTGTCAAGTGACGCGTGAAAGGTGCACGGCAGACGGCCGGCCGCGACTGAAACTTTCATCGGCGTGCGGCCGAAACCCAGTGGTAGTCCGGTTTTCGGCTGTCCGCACGTTGACCGTGTCCGGCTCACGACGTAACGTCCGCCCGACCTTGCCGGTCGAACCGGTTCGATCCCGCCGGTCTGTTCCGGCGGTCGCGTGCAACGCAGGAGGACCCATGAGGACGAGAACCAGGCGCGGCCGGCTGCGGCCGGTGCTGGGTGCGGCGCTGGCGCTGGCCTGGTCGGTGCTGGCCCCGGCCACCAGCCAGGCGGCGGGCGAGTCGCTGTCGGTGGACCTTTCCGCGACGCGAGGACCGGCGACCGGTGTGGGGGAAGGCTTCCTCTACGGCATCACCCAGGACGGCAGCCAGCCGGCCGACCCGTTGCTCCAGCCGCTGAACATCAACGCCTTCCGGGGCGGCGGCTGGTTCTCCGGCGGCTGGATCAAGGACGGCTACCAGA of the Amycolatopsis sp. NBC_01488 genome contains:
- a CDS encoding DUF2264 domain-containing protein — translated: MTALSPYTGWTRRDWTALADRMLAAVDPYRSPGGARIDLPGPASRNGRVSDGLEGFARTFLLAGFRITGEAGADPGNLLERYAAGLAAGTDPASPEAWPRPDELGQAKVEAASIALVLQLTRPWLWDRLDDRVRERTIGWLGTVVGQPYPPINWVWFRLVVESFLREAGGPWSATDVEEDLAVHASLRRPGGWLSDGAERAYDHYTGWALHVYPLLWTHLFDVTGSLCPPVLRKQWEADLRRYLDDAIRLVGADGSPLLQGRSLTYRFAAAAPFWVGALTGAGLRPGLTRRVASGMVRHFTGHEALEPDGLLGLGWHRAWPAMRQSYSGPGSPYWAAKGMLGLALPADHPVWTDAEEPLPVETGDVARIVAAPGWLVSARRRDGIAVVLNHGTDHAAPGDRRTDSPLYARLGYSTATVPPLTGPTVAGPLDNSVVLLDEHGRASHRAGFEACYATELPGGVLAAASRGPVRWVDPAGDDSPDHGSGRSGPVVAGPVVTVVSVVRDGVEIRLVRLDTMSPAGRRLRLGGWPVAGDTRPLRRVDGTAATASAGGLRSFVHGLRGFATAEVTVEQGTSPLGAWTAIPALSTTDVPALGDVLAAAVVLDRGGAHSADVTVDHDGDDVTLTWPDGLRTTVPLPRGS
- a CDS encoding TetR/AcrR family transcriptional regulator; amino-acid sequence: MEATTDARGPQKLTGKGQATRARILEHAAELIYAKGVHATNNEQLRRAAGVSGSQLNHYFPTKESLVLAVIEWQAERVLTFHRSARFAHFESLDALREWAGHYIAYEHSYQEGCTLGSLAGEIIKTDLDVRTELANAFEQWKDIFRDGLERMQRLGRISAEADPTRLAHLLLSAFQGGMLLAQVARDIAPLKDALQAAIEYVETFAVVPAVGGVPEDR
- a CDS encoding NADP-dependent oxidoreductase, which produces MKAIVATDQAAEAAGITLAQRPEPTAAINDVVVEVHASGFVPAEWEWPSTWVDRSGHDRAPAIIGHEFAGVVSALGYGTTGLSLGQRVFGITDWHRDGTLAEYTAVEARDLAPLPGNVDFTVGASLPISGLTAWQGLVQHGRLQAGQSVLAHGAAGAVGSVVTQLAREFGAYVIGTGRAADRQAALDFGANEFLDLDHDDLKDIGGVDLVFDVIGGETQRRSASIIRPGGTLVSVVGPAEARPADGLAIDFVVESVPNQLVEIVDRVRDGRLRTHIGTVAPLDDAVPALNPTERRKGKTVIRVRP
- a CDS encoding ricin-type beta-trefoil lectin domain protein codes for the protein MSRFSRLVRRLRAPAVVLGCLALTAGGVAAVTAAPAEAATSITINGSSGGRTFDGVGAISGGGGNSRLLIDYPEPERGQILDYLFKPGYGASVQILKIEIGGDTNSTSGAEPSVEHTRGTVNCDVGYEFWLAEQAKARNPNIKLYGLAWGAPGWIGGGNFWSTDTLGYLTTWLGCAKQHNLAIDYLGGWNERGYNVGWYENLRSTLNSSGYPAVKIVGADSDWTIANDVDSNPSFASAIGIIGTHYPCGYRSSQSNCGVPAAALSSGKALWASENGSDDYNGGAQAMARGLNRGYLDGKMTAYLNWPVIAAITPNLPYPTMGVALAAQPWSGHYAIGKNAWVMAQTSQFTAPGWQYLDGSSGYLGGNRNNGSYVSLKSPNNRDYSTVIETMDAGGPQTLAFTATGGLSTGAVHVWATNVNSGNAADYFLHTTDLTPSGGSFSLTVQPGYVYTLTTTTGQGKGTAAGPAPGALSLPYSDSFESDATGTEAKYLMDWQGSFEVAGCGGGRAGQCVRQMSAQAPITWDPLTDPHTLLGELGWSNYTVSSDAMLEKPGYAEVIGRAGTQSYSGAAGLNAYHLRVSDTGNWSILNSNTNGNVATLAHGTVAALGTNRWHTLALTFSGSTITAAVDGATVGSANDSTWGAGQVGYATSQGETAQFDNLSVTPGSGGNGGTTSTVVGAGSGRCLDVPNASQTSGTQVELWDCNGGANQQWTATAAGELRVYGSSCLDASGQGTTPGTKAIIWTCTGGTNQKWTPKSDGTIVGTQSGLCLDAIANGTGNGTLVDLATCTGGSNQKWTRN
- a CDS encoding endo-1,4-beta-xylanase, whose product is MRPFARKPRRSPRSRPGALAVALGLAVAPVLAAAPPADAASTLRSLAEAQNRYIGTELTGGMVNNATITSLAGTQFDMVTPGNEMKWDTTEPANGAYNFGPGDNVVSVAQSHTMRVRGHNLVWHAQLPGWVNSLPRTQVQGAMEAHITTEVNHYKGKIYAWDVINEPFNEDGSLRQDAFTGAMGTGYLADAIRTAHTADPNAKLYINDYNIEGENAKSNALYSLAQSLLSQGVPLGGIGLESHFIVGQVPSSMLANMQRFAALGLDVAITELDDRVPLPASSGSLQQQATDYATVVKDCLAVTRCPGVSQWGVGDADSWIPGTFPGYGAATVYDSNYQPKPAYNATATALGGSPGGGGATGPLHAVGAGKCLDVPNSTTTAGTQLQIRDCSGGSNQTFTHTSSGALSVYSGGDCLDASSRGTSPGTKVIIWPCNGQANQQWTVNSDGTVTGAQSGLCLDVTGASTANGALVELWTCTGRNNQQWTLG